A single region of the Metarhizium brunneum chromosome 6, complete sequence genome encodes:
- the cot-1_0 gene encoding Serine/threonine-protein kinase cot-1, producing MEYYHIAAPANQRTLAIPGLFAPVPKRSPDKYSQNANNNQKKCSQQATAFFKDSVKRAQERNQRQSETERRLQEPNVGQEKRDQIWLTTGRKEGQYLRFLRTKDKPENYQTIKVIGKGAFGEVKLVQKKANGQVYAMKSLIKTEMLQRDQLAHVRSERDILAEAESPWVVKLFTTFQDAYFLYMLMEYLPGGDLMAMLIKYEIFSEDITRFYMAECILAIEAVHKLGFIHRDIKPDNILLDHGGHVKLTDFGLSTGFNRLHDNSYYQQLLQGKSNKPRDRSSVIDQINLTVSNRSQINEWRQSRRLIAYSAVGTPDYIAPEILTGHGYSFSCDWWSLGTIMYECLVGWPPFCAEDNHATYLKVVNWMQTLCFPDDIQLGPEAENFIRRLICNPEDRIGCGGAQELKAHPFFRGVQFDSLRRVRAPFEPRLASSIDTTNFPTDQIDQTDMASRLKAQALQGAETPLEDSLEMSLPFIGYTFKRFDTNFR from the exons ATGGAATACTACCACATAGCAGCCCCGGCAAACCAGCGGACCCTAGCTATTCCGGGGTTATTTGCTCCAGTTCCAAAGCGAAGTCCAGACAAATATAGTCAGAATGCGAACAATAACCAGAAAAAGTGCTCCCAACAAGCCACTGCATTTTTTAAGGATAGTGTTAAGCGGGCTCAAGAGAGGAATCAGAG ACAAAGTGAGACTGAGAGAAGGCTCCAGGAGCCCAACGTCGGTCAAGAAAAACGAGATCAAATCTGGTTGACTACTGGCCGGAAAGAAGGACAATACTTACGGTTCTTACGGACTAAAGATAAGCCTGAGAACTACCAAACAATTAAGGTCATTGGCAAGGGCGCTTTTGGTGAAGTTAAATTAGTACAAAAAAAGGCAAACGGCCAGGTCTACGCAATGAAATCTCTGATTAAAACAGAGATGCTTCAGAGGGACCAGCTTGCACACGTTCGATCAGAGCGCGACATCTTAGCAGAGGCTGAAAGTCCTTGGGTTGTGAAGCTTTTCACTACTTTCCAGGATGCATATTTTCTTTATATGCTCATGGAATACTTACCTGGTGGTGATTTAATGGCAATGCTCATTAAATATGAGATCTTCTCAGAAGATATAACCCGGTTTTACATGGCAGAATGCATATTAGCTATCGAGGCAGTTCACAAACTGGGCTTTATCCATCG AGACATCAAACCAGACAATATCCTCCTAGaccatggtggccatgttAAATTGACCGACTTTGGCCTCTCTACCGGCTTTAATCGTCTGCATGACAACAGCTACTACCAACAGCTACTGCAGGGAAAGTCCAATAAACCAAGAGACCGAAGCTCAGTTATTGACCAGATTAACCTTACTGTTAGTAATCGGTCGCAGATTAACGAGTGGCGACAGTCGAGGAGATTAATAGCATACTCTGCTGTCGGAACACCTGACTATATTGCGCCTGAGATATTAACCGGCCACGGTTATTCATTTAGCTGCGATTGGTGGTCCCTTGGCACAATTATGTACGAGTGCTTAGTAGGATGGCCTCCATTTTGCGCCGAGGATAATCACGCCACGTACCTAAAGGTTGTGAACTGGATGCAGACTTTGTGTTTTCCCGATGACATTCAGCTTGGTCCAGAAGCTGAAAATTTCATCCGAAG ATTGATCTGCAATCCCGAGGACCGAATTGGGTGTGGCGGGGCGCAAGAACTCAAGGCACATCCTTTCTTTCGGGGAGTCCAGTTTGACAGCCTACGCCGTGTCAGAGCACCATTTGAGCCGCGATTGGCTTCCAGTATCGACACCACGAATTTCCCCACAGATCAGATCGATCAGACCGACATGGCCAGCCGACTTAAGGCCCAGGCACTACAAGGCGCCGAAACGCCGTTGGAGGATTCGCTGGAGATGAGTTTGCCTTTTATCGGATACACCTTCAAGCGGTTCGACACCAATTTCCGTTAA
- the cyt-4 gene encoding Mitochondrial protein cyt-4, with translation MLRHSRQSYVCWNCLARRAISPKGTLPVLAGRIDAHYQASHRKWATTQSSTPHGKSHIPNPLDDGFCRAADTGAIDGLPIRERLRRWTVENEHIGTKSMPPEAFIHGGIANNVSRTQSTGSSELDRLRSATRNMTDTGKHEPTNDDAEASIVGSDSRSPGDLVELRQQGSRVPVFAIYLGYFGDRNHFYAANGKWVTSMGFSSLFSVSNFVTIQDLESVLAKIPKDGTPEHFDELRNNDKGPLREDGVDLINKMAEFRASSEVIYQGNMTKLDGARELLSSARDVKYLSLFEIADMLLPENLKGEDGFPPPALYAVHTALSRNDIAFSPLSPSADCHRRDHLFEVFPQNHAQTMMKIAAWVREYTDSSAKKLRPLKDSELEEIALGRFIIQAREAVSYSRQTREWTPHGILKTSPSVTLPKVDWSSVSKDVISFLEWWASYDLFGAGSRFHSYGALILRSLRLYDDATLDQSTAWTFLQEIGVIAPWEIPSRYRVRFPGTTIARGGGISRPEPKNLLKSTRPDIAEGNRKLRAGSPIFCIDAPSTMIIDDGVSLEHTDQPGEFWIHVHAADPASAIQPNSALGGFMELIPENIYLPGHFQAMLPSELGEDDSKDYKSESLVKQYSLRPGCPALTFSAKVNEAGDVLDYQVEPSTLEEVTYLDPEDVAEFCGEQTPPSVTGYSFEVGTPPDATAATSERNMTTVQDLDSRSKEDILTLYRLAESMKQRRLSKGAWPYFFPRPSVQVSFHDAIPEVGAIQGATLFPPDPYIKVGIERFTGCSVVSNTMVLAGEVAARWCSDRGIPIPYRKDAKSAENFQAAFDFATREIYPLIYQGVEPSATHRQELSRLTGGIQISSEPGPYFLLGLDMYTKATSPLRRFSDLLVHWQIHAALAFESKMQRRIDATTDVLDGILPFTTTSLSSTLPLLHMREKMAKTVSRGTLDWILIALVRAWRFEDKAPRTLRFTVSSRWRQGLLGHLDMFDLSATMDVSGLNGCRLVKDIRVGDEFEVELADVNVHSRQILVKALRYLGSQHPLDSSNASVAGVVGETNLGISSV, from the exons ATGCTACGGCACTCGAGACAGTCATATGTGTGTTGGAACTGTCTAGCTCGCCGTGCCATTTCCCCCAAGGGAACGCTCCCTGTCCTGGCGGGACGGATAGACGCCCATTATCAAGCGTCACATAGA AAATGGGCTACAACGCAAAGCTCGACACCCCACGGGAAATCCCACATTCCCAACCCGCTGGATGATGGATTCTGTAGGGCTGCAGATACTGGAGCTATAGACGGCCTACCGATACGTGAACGCCTTCGACGATGGACGGTAGAAAATGAACACATAGGCACGAAATCTATGCCTCCGGAGGCCTTCATTCATGGAGGTATCGCCAACAATGTTAGCCGAACACAGTCAACGGGGTCGTCCGAACTTGACCGACTGCGATCGGCCACTCGAAATATGACCGATACAGGCAAGCACGAGCCTACAAACGATGACGCAGAGGCATCTATTGTAGGTTCTGACTCGAGAAGTCCGGGGGACTTGGTAGAGCTGAG ACAACAGGGTTCTCGGGTTCCCGTGTTCGCCATATACCTTGGCTACTTTGGTGATAGGAATCACTTTTATGCGGCCAATGGGAAATGGGTCACAAGTATGGGATTCTCATCACTCTTCAGTGTTTCCAATTTCGTCACGATTCAAGATTTGGAATCTGTATTGGCCAAGATTCCCAAGGACGGTACTCCCGAGCACTTTGATGAGTTACGCAACAATGACAAGGGGCCATTGAGAGAAGACGGAGTTGACCTCATTAATAAAATGGCAGAATTTAGGGCGTCTTCCGAGGTAATTTATCAAGGAAATATGACCAAGCTCGACGGTGCTCGTGAGCTGCTTTCTAGCGCCCGAGATGTCAAGTATCTCAGCCTGTTCGAAATTGCAGACATGCTACTCCCGGAAAATTTGAAAGGGGAAGATGGCTTCCCCCCTCCGGCCTTGTACGCTGTACATACGGCATTGTCTCGCAATGATATCGCATTCAGTCCATTGAGCCCCTCGGCAGACTGTCACCGGCGTGACCACTTGTTCGAGGTGTTTCCCCAAAACCACGCACAAACCATGATGAAAATTGCAGCCTGGGTACGCGAATACACAGACTCGAGTGCCAAGAAACTGCGGCCACTCAAAGACAGTGAATTGGAGGAGATCGCTCTGGGAAGATTTATCATCCAAGCAAGAGAGGCTGTTTCTTATAGCCGCCAGACGCGGGAATGGACTCCTCATGGTATATTGAAAACATCACCCAGCGTGACGCTACCCAAGGTGGACTGGTCCTCTGTTAGTAAAGACGTGATTTCATTCCTAGAGTGGTGGGCAAGCTATGACCTGTTCGGCGCTGGATCCCGATTTCATTCATATGGCGCACTCATTCTTCGGTCACTAAGGCTCTATGATGATGCCACCCTCGACCAGAGTACTGCTTGGACCTTTCTTCAGGAAATTGGGGTTATAGCGCCATGGGAAATTCCTTCCCGATACAGAGTTCGTTTTCCAGGAACCACCATTGCCAGAGGCGGTGGGATTAGCCGCCCGGAACCCAAAAATCTGCTCAAGTCTACACGGCCTGATATTGCAGAAGGTAACAGAAAGCTGCGGGCCGGGTCACCAATATTTTGCATCGATGCGCCATCCACAATGATCATCGATGATGGTGTTTCACTGGAGCACACTGATCAGCCTGGCGAATTCTGGATTCATGTGCACGCCGCAGACCCTGCCTCAGCCATTCAACCCAACTCGGCATTGGGGGGGTTCATGGAACTGATTCCAGAGAACATCTACCTCCCGGGCCACTTCCAGGCAATGCTGCCCTCAGAGTTGGGGGAGGATGATTCCAAGGACTACAAGTCAGAGAGCTTGGTCAAGCAGTACTCACTTCGACCTGGCTGTCCGGCGCTGACCTTTAGCGCAAAAGTCAATGAAGCCGGCGATGTTCTTGATTACCAAGTTGAACCCAGCACATTAGAAGAAGTCACGTATTTGGATCCCGAAGATGTAGCCGAGTTTTGCGGAGAGCAAACACCACCGTCAGTTACAGGCTACAGCTTCGAAGTCGGAACACCCCCGGACGCTACAGCAGCAACTTCTGAGCGTAATATGACAACTGTACAAGACTTGGACTCAAGAAGCAAGGAGGACATCCTGACTCTCTATCGTCTTGCCGAATCAATGAAACAAAGAAGGTTATCCAAAGGGGCATGGCCATACTTTTTCCCGCGACCCTCGGTTCAAGTGTCTTTTCACGACGCAATACCGGAAGTTGGGGCTATCCAGGGGGCTACTTTATTCCCGCCAGACCCGTACATTAAAGTCGGCATCGAAAGATTTACTGGTTGCTCCGTCGTGTCCAACACGATGGTTCTCGCAGGAGAAGTTGCGGCACGATGGTGTTCCGACCGCGGCATTCCGATTCCATATCGCAAGGATGCCAAGTCGGCAGAAAATTTCCAGGCAGCATTCGACTTTGCGACGAGGGAGATTTATCCTTTGATCTATCAAGGCGTCGAGCCATCAGCCACTCATCGGCAAGAGCTATCAAGGCTGACGGGAGGAATCCAGATTTCATCGGAACCTGGACCATATTTCCTCCTAGGACTAGACATGTACACCAAGGCAACGTCACCGCTGCGCCGATTCTCAGATCTTCTTGTGCACTGGCAAATACACGCAGCGCTAGCCTTTGAAAGCAAGATGCAGCGACGAATTGATGCAACAACTGACGTGTTGGATGGCATTCTCCCATTCACGACCACGTCGCTGAGCAGCACACTCCCACTTCTACACATGCGGGAAAAAATGGCCAAGACGGTGTCACGCGGCACATTGGACTGGATTCTCATTGCGCTCGTTCGAGCGTGGCGCTTCGAAGACAAGGCGCCACGCACGCTTCGCTTCACTGTCAGTTCACGCTGGCGTCAGGGGCTACTAGGCCACCTGGATATGTTTGACCTGAGCGCCACCATGGATGTTTCTGGATTGAACGGCTGCCGCCTCGTCAAAGACATTCGCGTTGGCGATGAGTTTGAAGTCGAGCTGGCAGATGTAAATGTGCACTCGAGACAAATTCTGGTTAAAGCACTGAGATACCTCGGCAGCCAGCATCCTCTTGACTCTAGCAATGCTTCAGTAGCTGGGGTTGTAGGAGAAACCAACCTTGGCATTAGTTCCGTGTAA
- the ALKBH2_2 gene encoding DNA oxidative demethylase ALKBH2, with product MAQKRTLDAFFTVVPKRRKENEPDQDAGHSAHPAYPFPIANLPALMVRDVASLPARPGRRINDQPDLDLLYFEPYIPAYLGKQMFDFLRSELPFYRVEYDIKRGGYQTHIVTPRWTTVFGLDDTSYFDAAGAVTDKLSTMKANDKRYDRYPPRPIPQCLDALRKSTEAATNCKFNFCLVNYYASGADSISFHSDDERFLGAEPAIASFSLGARRDFVMKHKAPRPGESAAATEARRVKLALGSGDMVLMRGATQSNWLHSVPKRTGRNQDDGGRINITFRRAMVKDGTENYYNYNVGRGPVYRWDKTSRQMVLWERG from the exons ATGGCTCAGAAGCGGACACTAGACGCGTTCTTTACGGTGGTGCCGAAACGACGCAAGGAGAATGAGCCAGATCAGGAT GCTGGTCACTCAGCGCACCCGGCATACCCCTTCCCGATAGCCAACCTGCCGGCCCTGATGGTGCGGGACGTGGCGTCCCTCCCAGCTCGTCCGGGAAGACGCATCAACGACCAGCCAGACCTGGACTTGCTCTATTTTGAGCCGTACATCCCAGCATACCTGGGCAAGCAGATGTTCGACTTCCTACGGTCAGAGCTACCTTTTTACAGGGTAGAGTATGACATTAAGCGCGGCGGGTATCAAACACACATCGTCACACCTCG ATGGACAACGGTATTCGGGCTGGACGACACGTCGTACTttgacgccgccggcgccgtcacaGACAAATTATCCACCATGAAAGCCAACGACAAGCGGTACGATCGCTACCCCCCGCGTCCTATCCCGCAGTGTCTGGATGCCCTCCGCAAATCAACCGAAGCAGCAACGAATTGCAAATTCAACTTTTGCCTCGTCAACTACTACGCTTCCGGGGCGGACAGTATATCCTTCCACAGCGATGACGAGAGATTTCTCGGCGCAGAGCCGGCGATTGCCTCGTTTTCACTCGGTGCCCGGCGGGATTTTGTAATGAAGCACAAGGCCCCCCGGCCCGGTGAGTCGGCGGCCGCAACGGAGGCCAGGAGGGTCAAGTTGGCGCTGGGCAGCGGCGACATGGTTCTCATGAGGGGGGCGACGCAGTCGAACTGGCTTCACTCTGTTCCCAAGCGGACGGGCAGAAACCAGGATGACGGGGGGCGTATAAACATCACGTTTCGGAGGGCCATGGTCAAGGACGGGACGGAAAATTACTACAACTACAACGTCGGGAGGGGTCCTGTTTATCGATGGGATAAGACGAGTCGGCAGATGGTCTTGTGGGAACGTGGCTAG
- the TRM5 gene encoding tRNA (guanine(37)-N1)-methyltransferase, with protein sequence METKRSELEMNLFKPPAAARAAKTLDRALFSRTLPTVAASVRENKLISKYRMELGKTREVLLVEKFDPIAADPDEALAAQGKKCLILRPDLKISAPEAWSPVLQEATKIGDLKIVPFDVTIDYKLWSYVDVMKSIIPEELQDEIPASFNTAGHVAHLNMRERYQPYKHVIGQVILDKNPVIRTVINKTDDVGTQNEFRTFSYEVLAGPDDMLVEVSEAGCVFSFDYSKVYWNSKLSGEHERICAMFKPGEVVADVMAGIGPFAAPAGKKGVFVWANDKNPESYKYLTDIVKRNKVTEFVKPFNEDGHDFIKRAADLVLEASQRGDCAVLKPVKVSRSVPPGERPEPVRVPVPPTIAHYVMNLPASALEFLHNFKGLYHGQEMLFTPHTDTKLPLIHAHCFAVKADDATPLDDICQRIHSEIGVQLKPGSAEVEGEVAIHEVRDVAPAKRMFCASFRLPPEVAFSPRA encoded by the exons ATGGAG ACCAAACGCTCGGAACTGGAAATGAACCTTTTCAAACCCCCTGCCGCGGCTCGAGCTGCCAAAACGCTCGACAGGGCTCTGTTCTCACGCACGCTACCCACTGTAGCGGCGAGCGTGCGCGAGAACAAGCTCATCTCCAAGTACAGGATGGAGTTGGGGAAGACAAGggaggtgctgctggtggaaAAGTTTGACCCGATTGCCGCGGATCCGGACGAGGCGTTAGCGGCCCAGGGGAAGAAGTGCCTTATTTTGAGGCCGGATTTGAAAATCTCAG CCCCTGAAGCGTGGAGTCCCGTGTTGCAGGAAGCGACCAAGATTGGGGATCTGAAGATTGTCCCATTTGATGTGACGATTGATTATAAGCTGTGGTCATATG TTGACGTTATGAAATCGATAATACCGGAGGAGCTTCAGGACGAGATCCCCGCGAGTTTTAACACCGCAGGGCACGTGG CGCACCTGAACATGAGAGAGCGATATCAGCCCTATAAACACGTCATTGGCCAGGTCATTCTCGATAAGAATCCTGTTATCCGGACAGTTATCAACAAGACTGACGATGTCGGCACCCAGAATGAATTCCGAACCTTCAGCTACGAGGTGCTGGCTGGTCCTGATGACATGCTGGTGGAGGTTAGTGAGGCCGGATGCGTCTTCAGCTTTGACTACTCCAAAGTATACTGGAACTCGAAGCTGAGCGGGGAACATGAACGGATCTGTGCCATGTTCAAGCCTGGGGAGGTGGTTGCCGATGTGATGGCTGGTATCGGACCTTTTGCCGCGCCCGCGGGGAAGAAGGGTGTTTTTGTCTGGGCAAATGATAAGAACCCGGAGAGTTACAAGTATCTCACTGATATTGTCAAGAGGAACAAG GTGACCGAGTTTGTCAAACCCTTCAACGAAGACGGCCACGACTTCATCAAACGAGCCGCAGACCTCGTGCTGGAAGCCTCTCAGCGCGGAGACTGCGCCGTCCTCAAACCCGTCAAAGTGTCTCGCAGCGTACCACCTGGGGAGCGGCCCGAGCCAGTTCGCGTCCCCGTGCCTCCTACCATTGCCCACTATGTCATGAACTTGCCTGCTTCCGCTCTCGAGTTCCTCCATAACTTCAAAGGCTTGTACCACGGGCAGGAAATGCTGTTTACGCCACACACGGACACGAAGCTGCCCTTGATCCATGCGCATTGctttgccgtcaaggcgGACGATGCGACCCCTCTCGATGATATATGCCAACGCATCCACAGCGAAATTGGTGTCCAGCTGAAGCCGGGTAGTGCGGAAGTGGAAGGAGAAGTAGCTATTCACGAGGTTCGGGATGTCGCCCCCGCAAAGAGGATGTTTTGCGCAAGTTTCCGTCTGCCTCCCGAGGTGGCTTTCTCCCCGCGGGCTTGA